A genome region from Fibrobacter sp. UBA4297 includes the following:
- a CDS encoding glycosyltransferase, which produces MGGIILACLTALYALLFLFFIVGLLKTHRYKGPKATPSVSVVIPMRNEEEFAERTLEAVAAQDYVGEWEVICVDDRSTDRTREILEKFAATHPRFRVLSLPQDLPQIASPKKRALESAFKIAKNEVLLTMDADCIPRKSWITAMAGRFVDGICIVQGPKQNNGSRSMPHLYQKLETLGYTAMEAAGFSWGHPIVASAACLAYKKDLFFKVGGFGDLINLSSGDDDMLIHKMMKIPGTKVCYNLDKDAVIETAPVHTWKQLFNQRARWSSNGTNYESKAYILLLTLIYTYYIWMFVSPWCAIFLDFPWQWCVFSILPKIVVDFVFLSIASWKLKSKRRMLAFLPVELIQIPMIVFCVPAGITGMFRWK; this is translated from the coding sequence ATGGGTGGCATTATTCTCGCATGCCTGACCGCGCTGTATGCGCTTCTGTTCCTATTCTTCATAGTAGGACTGTTAAAGACGCATCGCTATAAAGGCCCCAAAGCAACCCCGAGTGTTTCGGTCGTAATCCCGATGAGGAACGAAGAGGAATTTGCCGAACGCACACTCGAAGCGGTCGCCGCCCAGGACTACGTTGGCGAATGGGAAGTGATTTGCGTTGACGACCGCTCTACCGACCGCACGCGCGAGATTCTCGAAAAATTTGCCGCCACGCACCCACGTTTCCGCGTTTTGAGCCTCCCGCAAGACTTACCGCAAATAGCAAGCCCCAAGAAGCGCGCGCTCGAAAGCGCCTTCAAGATTGCCAAAAACGAAGTGCTCTTGACAATGGACGCCGACTGCATCCCGCGCAAGAGCTGGATTACCGCCATGGCTGGGCGATTTGTCGACGGCATCTGCATTGTGCAAGGCCCCAAGCAGAACAACGGTTCGCGTTCAATGCCGCACCTCTACCAGAAACTGGAAACGCTCGGCTACACCGCCATGGAAGCAGCCGGATTCAGCTGGGGACACCCCATCGTAGCAAGCGCCGCCTGCCTTGCCTACAAGAAGGATTTGTTCTTTAAAGTCGGCGGATTCGGAGACCTCATCAACCTCTCGAGTGGCGATGACGACATGCTCATCCACAAGATGATGAAAATCCCAGGAACGAAGGTCTGCTACAATCTCGACAAGGACGCCGTCATCGAGACCGCCCCGGTACACACGTGGAAGCAGCTCTTCAACCAGCGCGCCCGCTGGAGCAGCAACGGCACGAACTACGAAAGCAAAGCCTACATCCTTTTGCTCACGCTCATTTACACGTACTACATCTGGATGTTCGTGAGTCCATGGTGCGCTATATTCCTCGACTTTCCGTGGCAGTGGTGCGTGTTCAGCATTCTGCCCAAGATTGTCGTGGACTTTGTATTCTTGAGCATCGCCTCTTGGAAGCTCAAGTCCAAGCGCCGCATGCTCGCGTTCTTGCCTGTAGAGCTTATCCAGATTCCGATGATCGTGTTCTGCGTCCCCGCAGGAATCACTGGAATGTTTAGGTGGAAATAA
- a CDS encoding CCA tRNA nucleotidyltransferase, protein MPTIMTLAGKTFEPDLPNRLLSIATEIRNAGGRAFLVGGWVRDALLGRTCRDYDVEVYDLTQDELVPILKKYGRTNLVGKAFGVIHLAMKGLSLDFSFPRTESKVGYGHRGFVVHTDEKLSFKEAALRRDFTINAMGMELPELTLCDPYGGIDDLKKGLLRHVGPAFVEDSLRILRGVQFASRFALRLAPETIELCRTLSLEDLSIERLFEEFKKWLLKPGKPSLGLRAFLDIKLNEFFPEVLPLRGSWEDLGEMLDNMESLRRNFANAEAAGGAVGDAECAPLSDDQVMEFAFAAFLSGSPKTSLKFLERITNESHLVKNVPLLLDAYCGLDFAIVDDAPALRRMAVKLGGLKLLCLLVKATPRKYYAAAGESEFPEKLWQAAASLDLLNAAPQPFLMGKMLMDLGFKPGKQMGETIKQSFELQLDGKIKNAEEAIAWARSRT, encoded by the coding sequence ATGCCGACAATCATGACTCTTGCAGGCAAGACGTTTGAACCGGACTTGCCGAATCGATTGCTTTCTATTGCAACTGAAATTCGCAATGCCGGTGGCCGCGCCTTCCTGGTGGGCGGCTGGGTGCGCGATGCGCTCCTTGGCAGGACTTGCCGCGACTACGATGTCGAAGTTTACGACCTCACGCAAGATGAACTTGTTCCGATTTTAAAGAAGTACGGCCGTACGAATCTTGTAGGTAAGGCGTTTGGCGTGATCCATTTGGCGATGAAGGGCCTCTCGCTCGATTTCTCGTTCCCGCGTACCGAAAGCAAGGTTGGCTATGGTCATCGCGGTTTCGTGGTGCATACGGATGAAAAGCTTTCGTTCAAGGAAGCGGCACTCCGCCGTGACTTTACCATCAATGCGATGGGCATGGAACTTCCGGAACTTACACTTTGCGACCCGTACGGCGGCATTGACGACTTGAAGAAGGGACTCTTGCGCCATGTGGGACCTGCCTTTGTCGAAGATTCGCTTCGCATTTTGCGCGGTGTGCAATTTGCAAGCCGCTTTGCGCTTAGGCTTGCGCCCGAGACGATTGAACTTTGCCGTACGCTTTCGCTTGAAGACCTTTCGATTGAGCGCTTGTTCGAAGAGTTCAAGAAGTGGCTGTTGAAGCCAGGCAAGCCGTCGCTTGGATTGCGTGCATTTTTGGACATCAAGCTGAATGAATTTTTCCCGGAAGTTTTGCCACTGCGTGGCTCCTGGGAAGACTTGGGCGAAATGCTTGATAACATGGAGAGCTTGCGCAGGAACTTTGCGAATGCTGAAGCGGCAGGTGGAGCTGTTGGTGACGCCGAGTGCGCACCGCTTTCGGACGATCAGGTGATGGAATTTGCGTTTGCCGCATTCCTCAGCGGGAGTCCAAAAACATCTCTCAAGTTTCTCGAGCGCATTACGAACGAATCGCACTTGGTGAAGAACGTTCCGCTGCTCTTGGATGCTTACTGCGGACTCGATTTTGCAATTGTGGACGATGCGCCGGCGCTTCGCCGCATGGCGGTGAAGCTGGGTGGCTTAAAGCTCTTGTGCCTGCTTGTGAAAGCCACCCCGCGTAAGTATTACGCGGCCGCCGGCGAATCTGAATTCCCGGAAAAGCTTTGGCAAGCCGCTGCAAGCCTCGACTTGCTCAATGCAGCTCCGCAGCCATTCCTCATGGGCAAAATGCTTATGGATCTGGGATTCAAGCCGGGCAAGCAAATGGGCGAAACTATCAAGCAAAGCTTTGAGCTCCAGCTCGACGGTAAAATCAAGAACGCCGAAGAAGCAATTGCCTGGGCGAGAAGTAGAACTTAG
- a CDS encoding RNA polymerase sigma factor, which yields MKKCATKDEADDLFQEVALRFCKKAESLNNQVHLLPWFEAVLLNCHYNGYRKRRLVCEIPFSSLGESMAFYDANVGDTNVFPKEELCAEAVMGMFTNLLSVLNPFEKMLVELSIVGGLSIRDLSQLTGLSRGSIVHRRDIAFKKMQEKVSTFKDRIQVITGRDASLREIIEYAG from the coding sequence TTGAAAAAGTGTGCCACAAAGGACGAGGCGGACGACTTGTTTCAGGAGGTGGCGCTTCGTTTTTGCAAAAAAGCGGAGTCGCTGAATAATCAGGTCCATCTTTTGCCCTGGTTTGAGGCTGTGCTTTTGAACTGCCACTACAACGGCTATCGTAAAAGGCGGCTGGTGTGTGAAATCCCGTTTTCGAGTCTGGGCGAATCTATGGCATTTTACGATGCGAATGTGGGCGATACTAATGTGTTTCCAAAGGAGGAACTTTGTGCGGAGGCAGTCATGGGGATGTTTACGAATCTGCTGAGTGTGCTGAATCCGTTCGAAAAGATGCTTGTCGAACTCTCGATTGTGGGCGGGCTAAGCATCCGCGACCTGAGTCAACTGACAGGGCTTTCGCGGGGGAGCATCGTTCACCGGCGTGATATTGCGTTTAAGAAAATGCAAGAAAAAGTATCCACGTTCAAGGACCGGATTCAAGTGATTACGGGGCGCGATGCTTCTTTGCGAGAAATTATTGAATATGCTGGTTGA
- a CDS encoding protein-disulfide reductase DsbD family protein has protein sequence MNNMPPPEASLQYSAGALSKESSVTVDITIPDNWHVNANIAADEFLKPSSIEISAQGIHFGEPKWPEPIKEYSEALDLENLVFKGRFQILLPIDSIETDYDSLTTQATFHYQACDNSICLAPSQVTFGVGTVGFNNKRASRDDAAAPATKSATSSTGKAGRNTAGNAAGNASGNVVNAPSAAGNATEGATGTFVLLLSALFGGLILNLMPCVLPVLSLKLFSLIKQSRESRRRLLMLGATTTLGILVSFWTLAGVVAAVKAGGGNAGWGMQFQSAGFIAFMVVILSAFAMSFFGVFEIWLPGSATTKMDKAGRKQGFWGAFFTGALLVLLSTPCSAPFLGTAMGFAFTASVPVLFLFFTAAGVGLALPYMLVSTFPKVLKVFPKPGAWMVTLQKIMGVLLLGTVVWLLWVVHEQAGNVGVGIFAAISLLSIAMSFAIGNIAPPGVAFSREVISVGGAVVILAAIWFAFASPKFEAEVDAIFKARSVQLVTEDGWYRYTPELIEEFAKSGRTVFIDATADWCLTCKANEAAVLNREDFKRAMDSLNVARVKADWTRETPEVTALLQSMGKSGVPAYAIYPAGDKSKQIVLPELLTTSAIVEKIVDGRK, from the coding sequence ATGAACAATATGCCCCCTCCGGAAGCAAGTTTGCAGTATTCTGCAGGGGCTTTGTCAAAGGAATCCAGCGTAACGGTGGACATCACCATCCCGGATAATTGGCACGTGAACGCAAACATCGCTGCCGACGAATTTTTAAAGCCATCGTCCATCGAGATTTCGGCACAGGGAATCCACTTCGGAGAGCCCAAGTGGCCAGAGCCAATCAAGGAATACAGCGAGGCCTTGGACCTCGAAAATCTCGTGTTCAAGGGGCGCTTCCAGATTTTGCTCCCGATTGACAGTATCGAAACCGATTATGACAGCCTCACGACCCAGGCGACGTTCCACTACCAGGCCTGCGACAATTCCATTTGCCTTGCTCCATCGCAAGTGACATTTGGCGTGGGAACTGTGGGCTTTAACAACAAGAGAGCCTCGCGGGATGATGCCGCGGCCCCAGCGACGAAAAGCGCCACGAGTTCTACAGGGAAAGCGGGCAGAAACACAGCCGGAAATGCAGCAGGTAACGCCTCAGGGAATGTTGTCAATGCGCCGAGTGCCGCCGGGAATGCGACAGAAGGCGCTACCGGGACGTTCGTTCTGCTTTTGTCGGCACTGTTCGGTGGCTTAATTCTGAACTTGATGCCGTGTGTGCTTCCAGTGCTTTCGCTAAAGCTTTTCAGCTTGATCAAGCAGTCTCGTGAGAGCCGCCGGCGCCTGCTTATGCTAGGCGCCACGACAACCCTCGGGATACTTGTGAGTTTCTGGACGCTCGCCGGGGTTGTCGCCGCCGTCAAGGCGGGCGGCGGAAACGCAGGCTGGGGCATGCAATTTCAGAGCGCAGGATTCATCGCATTCATGGTCGTGATTCTAAGCGCCTTTGCAATGAGCTTTTTTGGAGTCTTTGAAATCTGGCTCCCCGGAAGCGCCACCACCAAGATGGACAAGGCCGGGCGCAAGCAAGGCTTTTGGGGCGCATTTTTCACAGGCGCACTCCTCGTGCTTTTGAGCACGCCGTGCTCCGCACCGTTTCTCGGCACCGCGATGGGTTTTGCGTTTACCGCATCGGTCCCTGTACTGTTTTTGTTTTTCACCGCAGCAGGTGTTGGGCTTGCGCTCCCCTACATGCTCGTGAGTACGTTTCCGAAAGTCCTGAAAGTTTTTCCGAAACCGGGCGCATGGATGGTCACGCTCCAGAAAATCATGGGCGTGCTATTGCTCGGCACAGTCGTATGGCTCCTGTGGGTCGTGCATGAACAGGCCGGAAACGTGGGCGTCGGCATTTTCGCCGCCATCTCGCTTTTGAGCATCGCCATGAGCTTCGCCATTGGAAACATCGCCCCGCCGGGAGTCGCGTTTTCTCGCGAAGTCATCTCCGTTGGCGGCGCCGTCGTGATTCTCGCCGCCATCTGGTTTGCATTTGCATCGCCAAAGTTCGAAGCTGAAGTCGATGCGATTTTCAAAGCACGCTCTGTACAACTTGTTACCGAAGATGGCTGGTACCGCTACACGCCGGAACTCATCGAAGAATTTGCGAAGTCTGGCCGTACCGTATTCATTGACGCCACCGCCGACTGGTGCCTCACTTGCAAGGCAAACGAAGCGGCCGTCCTCAACCGCGAAGATTTCAAACGCGCCATGGACAGCTTGAACGTTGCCCGCGTCAAGGCAGACTGGACCCGCGAAACACCCGAAGTCACTGCACTTCTCCAGAGCATGGGCAAGTCTGGCGTGCCCGCCTACGCCATCTATCCCGCCGGCGACAAAAGCAAGCAAATCGTACTCCCGGAACTGCTTACGACAAGCGCTATTGTGGAGAAGATTGTAGACGGTAGGAAGTAA